The following proteins are encoded in a genomic region of Coregonus clupeaformis isolate EN_2021a chromosome 14, ASM2061545v1, whole genome shotgun sequence:
- the LOC121580598 gene encoding chromodomain Y-like protein isoform X1: MASEELYEVERIVDKRKNKKGKMEYLVRWRGYGYEGDTWEPESHLSACMEFIHHFNQSHGEKQKDGTLLRSTQSSPSTAHSHGSSNNARKQICRPQPHSGNSGAGSHALVRPASSPTTAATAVSKRPQQQQLPPLDSSLADAKTDTRQLNLSQKYSDSTTCAVSSPSFTSGPVASPVGTARRSMDLAKSGIKILVPKSPMSSWVDSEESPSEAAHSLEQGGQEQDSVPPEVALLEKPLGVLLGPGEERARMGTRPRTQSQIPLIPQQVPITPASIRTLNGKGTSTLMEALAANGTANLQQSAVVRVTAVSGVAGKRRFEEQRSVFDKRLRFSVRQTESAYRYRDLVVKKQDGFTHILLSTKTSENNSLNPDVMKEMQSAMTTAAADDSKLVLLSAVGSFFCFGLDFIHFIRRLTDDRKKESIKMAETIRTFVNTFIQFKKPIVVAVNGSAVGLGASILPLCDVVWANEKAWFQTPYTTYGQTPDACASITFPRIMGVASANEMLLSGRKLTAQEACAKGLVSQVLWPGTFTQEVMVRIRELVSCNSVVLRESKALVRNANRAALEQANERECEALKRVWGSSQGMDSILQYLQKKIDEF; the protein is encoded by the exons ATGGCCTCAGAAGAGCTTTatgag GTTGAGAGAATTGTGGACAAACGGAAGAACAAAAAGGGAAAGATGGAGTACCTGGTCCGCTGGAGGGGATACGGCTATGAGGGGGACACCTGGGAGCCCGAGTCGCACCTCTCCGCCTGCATGGAGTTCATCCACCATTTTAATCAGTCACACGGCGAAAAACAGAAAGACGGCACTTTACTGCGCTCCACTCAGAGCTCTCCCAGCACGGCCCACAGCCACGGTTCGAGCAACAACGCCCGCAAGCAGATCTGCAGGCCTCAGCCACACAGTGGCAATAGTGGAGCAGGAAGCCATGCTCTAGTGAGACCCGCCTCTTCGCCCACCACAGCAGCTACGGCCGTCTCGAAACGGCCGCAGCAACAACAGTTGCCACCACTTGACTCTAGCCTGGCAGATGCCAAAACGGACACACGGCAGCTTAACTTGAGCCAAAAGTACAGCGATTCTACCACCTGTGCTGTTTCTAGTCCAAGCTTCACAAGTGGGCCTGTGGCTTCTCCAGTGGGCACGGCGCGTCGGAGCATGGACCTGGCCAAGTCCGGGATCAAAATCCTGGTGCCCAAAAGCCCCATGAGCAGCTGGGTGGACTCTGAGGAGTCGCCCAGCGAGGCGGCCCACAGTCTGGAGCAGGGGGGTCAGGAGCAGGACTCTGTCCCCCCAGAGGTGGCCCTGTTGGAGAAGCCTCTGGGGGTGCTGCTGGGGCCCGGGGAAGAAAGGGCGCGCATGGGGACCCGGCCCAGGACTCAAAGCCAAATCCCATTGATCCCTCAGCAAGTCCCCATAACACCCGCATCCATACGCACCCTCAATGGGAAAG gTACATCGACACTCATGGAGGCTCTGGCAGCCAACGGGACGGCTAACCTGCAGCAGAGTGCCGTGGTGCGAGTCACCGCCGTCTCCGGAGTGGCGGGGAAACGACGCTTCGAAGAGCAGCGCTCGGTCTTCGACAAGCGCCTTCGGTTCAGTGTCCGGCAGACGGAGAGCGCCTATCGTTACAGGGACCTCGTCGTCAAGAAGCAGGACGGCTTCACCCACATCCTGCTCTCCACCAAGACCTCGGAGAACAACTCACTCAACCCCGAC GTGATGAAGGAGATGCAGAGTGCCATGACCACGGCGGCAGCAGACGACAGTAAGCTGGTCCTGCTGAGCGCCGTGGGCAGCTTCTTCTGCTTCGGCCTGGACTTCATCCACTTCATCAGGCGGCTCACCGACGACCGCAAGAAGGAGAGCATCAAGATGGCCGAGACCATTAG GACATTCGTGAACACCTTCATCCAATTCAAGAAGCCCATCGTCGTAGCTGTGAACGGGTCAGCGGTGGGCCTCGGAGCCTCCATCCTCCCGCTGTGTGACGTGGTCTGGGCCAACGAGAAAGCCTGGTTCCAGACGCCCTACACCACCTACGGACAGACACCCGACGCCTGCGCCTCCATCACCTTCCCTCGCATCATGGGCGTGGCCTCG gCCAATGAGATGCTGCTGAGTGGGAGGAAGCtgacggcccaggaggcctgcgCTAAAGGCCTCGTGTCCCAGGTGCTGTGGCCCGGGACTTTCACTCAGGAGGTGATGGTTCGCATTAGGGAGCTAGTCTCTTGTAATTCAGTT GTCCTGCGGGAGTCCAAAGCACTGGTGCGAAATGCAAACCGGGCTGCCCTGGAGCAGGCCAACGAACGCGAGTGTGAGGCGCTGAAGAGAGTGTGGGGCTCCTCGCAGGGGATGGACTCCATCCTCCAATACCTGCAGAAGAAGATTGATGAGTTTTAA
- the LOC121580598 gene encoding chromodomain Y-like protein isoform X2, whose product MASEELYEVERIVDKRKNKKGKMEYLVRWRGYGYEGDTWEPESHLSACMEFIHHFNQSHGEKQKDGTLLRSTQSSPSTAHSHGSSNNARKQICRPQPHSGNSGAGSHALVRPASSPTTAATAVSKRPQQQQLPPLDSSLADAKTDTRQLNLSQKYSDSTTCAVSSPSFTSGPVASPVGTARRSMDLAKSGIKILVPKSPMSSWVDSEESPSEAAHSLEQGGQEQDSVPPEVALLEKPLGVLLGPGEERARMGTRPRTQSQIPLIPQQVPITPASIRTLNGKGTSTLMEALAANGTANLQQSAVVRVTAVSGVAGKRRFEEQRSVFDKRLRFSVRQTESAYRYRDLVVKKQDGFTHILLSTKTSENNSLNPDVMKEMQSAMTTAAADDSKLVLLSAVGSFFCFGLDFIHFIRRLTDDRKKESIKMAETIRTFVNTFIQFKKPIVVAVNGSAVGLGASILPLCDVVWANEKAWFQTPYTTYGQTPDACASITFPRIMGVASANEMLLSGRKLTAQEACAKGLVSQVLWPGTFTQEVLRESKALVRNANRAALEQANERECEALKRVWGSSQGMDSILQYLQKKIDEF is encoded by the exons ATGGCCTCAGAAGAGCTTTatgag GTTGAGAGAATTGTGGACAAACGGAAGAACAAAAAGGGAAAGATGGAGTACCTGGTCCGCTGGAGGGGATACGGCTATGAGGGGGACACCTGGGAGCCCGAGTCGCACCTCTCCGCCTGCATGGAGTTCATCCACCATTTTAATCAGTCACACGGCGAAAAACAGAAAGACGGCACTTTACTGCGCTCCACTCAGAGCTCTCCCAGCACGGCCCACAGCCACGGTTCGAGCAACAACGCCCGCAAGCAGATCTGCAGGCCTCAGCCACACAGTGGCAATAGTGGAGCAGGAAGCCATGCTCTAGTGAGACCCGCCTCTTCGCCCACCACAGCAGCTACGGCCGTCTCGAAACGGCCGCAGCAACAACAGTTGCCACCACTTGACTCTAGCCTGGCAGATGCCAAAACGGACACACGGCAGCTTAACTTGAGCCAAAAGTACAGCGATTCTACCACCTGTGCTGTTTCTAGTCCAAGCTTCACAAGTGGGCCTGTGGCTTCTCCAGTGGGCACGGCGCGTCGGAGCATGGACCTGGCCAAGTCCGGGATCAAAATCCTGGTGCCCAAAAGCCCCATGAGCAGCTGGGTGGACTCTGAGGAGTCGCCCAGCGAGGCGGCCCACAGTCTGGAGCAGGGGGGTCAGGAGCAGGACTCTGTCCCCCCAGAGGTGGCCCTGTTGGAGAAGCCTCTGGGGGTGCTGCTGGGGCCCGGGGAAGAAAGGGCGCGCATGGGGACCCGGCCCAGGACTCAAAGCCAAATCCCATTGATCCCTCAGCAAGTCCCCATAACACCCGCATCCATACGCACCCTCAATGGGAAAG gTACATCGACACTCATGGAGGCTCTGGCAGCCAACGGGACGGCTAACCTGCAGCAGAGTGCCGTGGTGCGAGTCACCGCCGTCTCCGGAGTGGCGGGGAAACGACGCTTCGAAGAGCAGCGCTCGGTCTTCGACAAGCGCCTTCGGTTCAGTGTCCGGCAGACGGAGAGCGCCTATCGTTACAGGGACCTCGTCGTCAAGAAGCAGGACGGCTTCACCCACATCCTGCTCTCCACCAAGACCTCGGAGAACAACTCACTCAACCCCGAC GTGATGAAGGAGATGCAGAGTGCCATGACCACGGCGGCAGCAGACGACAGTAAGCTGGTCCTGCTGAGCGCCGTGGGCAGCTTCTTCTGCTTCGGCCTGGACTTCATCCACTTCATCAGGCGGCTCACCGACGACCGCAAGAAGGAGAGCATCAAGATGGCCGAGACCATTAG GACATTCGTGAACACCTTCATCCAATTCAAGAAGCCCATCGTCGTAGCTGTGAACGGGTCAGCGGTGGGCCTCGGAGCCTCCATCCTCCCGCTGTGTGACGTGGTCTGGGCCAACGAGAAAGCCTGGTTCCAGACGCCCTACACCACCTACGGACAGACACCCGACGCCTGCGCCTCCATCACCTTCCCTCGCATCATGGGCGTGGCCTCG gCCAATGAGATGCTGCTGAGTGGGAGGAAGCtgacggcccaggaggcctgcgCTAAAGGCCTCGTGTCCCAGGTGCTGTGGCCCGGGACTTTCACTCAGGAG GTCCTGCGGGAGTCCAAAGCACTGGTGCGAAATGCAAACCGGGCTGCCCTGGAGCAGGCCAACGAACGCGAGTGTGAGGCGCTGAAGAGAGTGTGGGGCTCCTCGCAGGGGATGGACTCCATCCTCCAATACCTGCAGAAGAAGATTGATGAGTTTTAA
- the rpp40 gene encoding ribonuclease P protein subunit p40 isoform X1, with protein MYPELDKCPRSLLVCEKSNFEHEKSRHDTHVSKHYFNHKVSVVIPECGALPSRLASVINNFSKYFLVKNLPVYEFLDKDFLENVVWNGALYALSYKTSIDQDNTIALLPSSQLILSVDKDTYEQLGLEGKPSQYNHRRPMRYVVTIDLTDKSMATEGKRYQRVLSSLRERVPLKSDFLLARHSSGADGDRVLQTLLSRYQWKEHKPVVSSHTLKDLPCPSLHALDLRGDQQSCDPHSFLEWLGAVSAGVSCDNTAASFLSTYVCPEPQTLVSQALHCTVSGLLLPEDIYSLLQELRRYFDEPKFTSWLSLTVHGFMDSPVAWGDTEHGFHKGGENFYNLVFFQNQDYWLHMGTGSHDRCPP; from the exons ATGTACCCGGAGCTAGACAAGTGTCCAAGAAGTTTACTTGTTTGCGAGAAATCGAACTTTGAGCATGAAAAGTCCAGACACGACACTCACGTgtcaaaacattattttaaccACAAG GTGTCGGTGGTAATACCGGAATGCGGTGCCCTTCCTTCCCGACTGGCCAGTGTCATAAACAATTTCAGCAAGTATTTTCTAGTGAAGAATTTACCAGTCTATGAGTTTTTGGATAAAGACTTCTTGGAGAATGTTGTGTGGAATG GTGCTCTCTACGCTCTTTCCTACAAGACGAGCATTGACCAGGATAACACCATTGCACTTCTCCCTAGCA GTCAGCTGATCCTCTCCGTGGATAAGGACACGTATGAACAGCTGGGTCTGGAGGGAAAGCCTTCACAGTACAATCACAGACGGCCCATGAGATATG TCGTGACCATTGACCTGACGGACAAATCCATGGCTACGGAAGGGAAACGCTACCAGCGGGTTCTCTCCAGCCTTAGAGAAAGGGTGCCTCTGAAAAGCGACTTCCTGCTGGCACGACACAGTTCAG GGGCGGATGGGGATAGAGTGCTGCAGACTCTCCTGTCACGTTACCAGTGGAAAGAGCACAAACCAGTGGTCAGTAGCCACACCCTGAAGGATCTGCCGTGTCCATCCCTGCACGCCTTGGACTTGCGCGGGGACCAGCAGTCTTGTGACCCCCACAGCTTCCTGGAGTGGCTTGGAGCAGTGAGTGCCGGTGTCAGTTG TGACAATACAGCAGCCAGCTTCCTTTCGACGTACGTCTGTCCAGAGCCACAAACACTGGTGAGCCAAGCCCTGCATTGCACAGTGTCCGGCCTGCTGCTGCCCGAAGACATCTACTCTCTGCTGCAGGAACTGAG GCGGTACTTTGACGAGCCCAAATTCACGTCCTGGCTGTCACTGACTGTGCACGGCTTCATGGACAGTCCCGTCGCCTGGGGAGACACAGAACACGGGTTTCACAAGGGAGGCGAAAACTTCTACAACCTCGTCTTCTTCCAGAACCAGGACTACTGGTTGCAC ATGGGCACTGGCTCCCACGATAGATGCCCCCCGTGA
- the rpp40 gene encoding ribonuclease P protein subunit p40 isoform X2: MYPELDKCPRSLLVCEKSNFEHEKSRHDTHVSKHYFNHKVSVVIPECGALPSRLASVINNFSKYFLVKNLPVYEFLDKDFLENVVWNGALYALSYKTSIDQDNTIALLPSSQLILSVDKDTYEQLGLEGKPSQYNHRRPMRYVVTIDLTDKSMATEGKRYQRVLSSLRERVPLKSDFLLARHSSGADGDRVLQTLLSRYQWKEHKPVVSSHTLKDLPCPSLHALDLRGDQQSCDPHSFLEWLGAVSAGVSCDNTAASFLSTYVCPEPQTLVSQALHCTVSGLLLPEDIYSLLQELRRYFDEPKFTSWLSLTVHGFMDSPVAWGDTEHGFHKGGENFYNLVFFQNQDYWLHMGTGSHDRCPP, encoded by the exons ATGTACCCGGAGCTAGACAAGTGTCCAAGAAGTTTACTTGTTTGCGAGAAATCGAACTTTGAGCATGAAAAGTCCAGACACGACACTCACGTgtcaaaacattattttaaccACAAG GTGTCGGTGGTAATACCGGAATGCGGTGCCCTTCCTTCCCGACTGGCCAGTGTCATAAACAATTTCAGCAAGTATTTTCTAGTGAAGAATTTACCAGTCTATGAGTTTTTGGATAAAGACTTCTTGGAGAATGTTGTGTGGAATG GTGCTCTCTACGCTCTTTCCTACAAGACGAGCATTGACCAGGATAACACCATTGCACTTCTCCCTAGCA GTCAGCTGATCCTCTCCGTGGATAAGGACACGTATGAACAGCTGGGTCTGGAGGGAAAGCCTTCACAGTACAATCACAGACGGCCCATGAGATATG TCGTGACCATTGACCTGACGGACAAATCCATGGCTACGGAAGGGAAACGCTACCAGCGGGTTCTCTCCAGCCTTAGAGAAAGGGTGCCTCTGAAAAGCGACTTCCTGCTGGCACGACACAGTTCAG GGGCGGATGGGGATAGAGTGCTGCAGACTCTCCTGTCACGTTACCAGTGGAAAGAGCACAAACCAGTGGTCAGTAGCCACACCCTGAAGGATCTGCCGTGTCCATCCCTGCACGCCTTGGACTTGCGCGGGGACCAGCAGTCTTGTGACCCCCACAGCTTCCTGGAGTGGCTTGGAGCAGTGAGTGCCGGTGTCAGTTG TGACAATACAGCAGCCAGCTTCCTTTCGACGTACGTCTGTCCAGAGCCACAAACACTGGTGAGCCAAGCCCTGCATTGCACAGTGTCCGGCCTGCTGCTGCCCGAAGACATCTACTCTCTGCTGCAGGAACTGAG GCGGTACTTTGACGAGCCCAAATTCACGTCCTGGCTGTCACTGACTGTGCACGGCTTCATGGACAGTCCCGTCGCCTGGGGAGACACAGAACACGGGTTTCACAAGGGAGGCGAAAACTTCTACAACCTCGTCTTCTTCCAGAACCAGGACTACTGGTTGCACATGGGCACTGGCTCCCACGATAGATGCCCCCCGTGA
- the lyrm4 gene encoding LYR motif-containing protein 4 — protein MAACSRTQVISLYRMLIKESKKFPSYNYRTYALRRVKDSFRENLHVDNPKTLDMLLNQARENLAVIKRQVSIGQMYTTQRTIVEETGVHRDF, from the exons ATGGCGGCATGCAGCAGAACTCAGGTGATCTCCTTGTACAGAATGCTTATAAAAGAGAGCAAAAAATTCCCCTCTTACAATTACAG AACGTATGCCCTGCGCAGAGTAAAGGACAGCTTCAGGGAGAATCTCCATGTTGACAACCCAAAAACTCTGGATATGCTGCTCAACCAGGCCAGAGAGAACCTTGCTGTCATCAAGAGACAG GTGTCCATTGGCCAGATGTACACTACTCAGAGGACCATTGTGGAGGAAACTGGAGTGCACAGGGACTTCTGA